One part of the Amaranthus tricolor cultivar Red isolate AtriRed21 chromosome 16, ASM2621246v1, whole genome shotgun sequence genome encodes these proteins:
- the LOC130802277 gene encoding uncharacterized protein LOC130802277: MAVDLLTDNPSSRGISPRISFSHDLKNSDIIPIESHIPLKPSSLLDYDFDFCVSKTSYDHDSSSADELFSNGVILPIQIKKENIPIISKSKSFTQSSQLPSSSSVLNNGEKTEEKQGNNNKSFWMFKRSKSLNCSSIYRKGLCSLYILSRSKSTGSTISGKRSLISNDETHHQQQNGNGKQSSLKNLSSSYHQKPPIKKNYGGSSFNSGLIQVSPVLNVPTGKVFGFGSLFSTATTLSNT; the protein is encoded by the exons atGGCAGTTGATCTTTTAACAGATAATCCTTCAAGTAGAGGAATAAGTCCAAGAATTTCCTTCTCACATGACCTAAAAAACTCTGACATTATCCCAATTGAATCTCATATCCCACTGAAGCCATCATCCCTtcttgattatgattttgatttctgTGTATCTAAAACAAGTTATGATCATGATTCTTCATCAGCTGATGAATTATTCTCAAATGGGGTTATTCTACCAATCCAAATTAAGAAAGAAAATATACCTATAatctcaaaatcaaaatcttttACTCAATCTTCGCAACTACCATCTTCTTCCTCTGTTCTAAACAATGGTGAAAAAACAGAGGAAAAACAGGGGAATAACAATAAGTCATTTTGGATGTTTAAAAGGAGCAAAAGTTTGAATTGTAGTAGTATTTATAGAAAGGGATTATGTTCTTTATACATTTTATCAAGAAGTAAATCAACAGGATCAACAATAAGTGGGAAAAGATCATTAATTTCAAATGATGAAactcatcatcaacaacaaaatGGTAATGGAAAACAGAGTTCTTTGAAGAATTTAAGTTCATCATATCATCAAAAACCTCCAATAAAGAAGAATTATGGTGGGTCTTCATTTAATTCTGGTTTGATTCAAGTTAGTCCAGTTCTCAATGTTCCAACAGGGAAGGTTTTTGGGTTTGGTTCACTCTTCTCTACAG ctactacactctcaaatacatag